One genomic segment of Chitinophagales bacterium includes these proteins:
- the groL gene encoding chaperonin GroEL (60 kDa chaperone family; promotes refolding of misfolded polypeptides especially under stressful conditions; forms two stacked rings of heptamers to form a barrel-shaped 14mer; ends can be capped by GroES; misfolded proteins enter the barrel where they are refolded when GroES binds) encodes MAKSITFNTQARNGLKSGVDQLANAVKVTLGPKGRNVVIDKKFGSPAITKDGVSVAKEIELEDPIENMGAQMVKEVASKTNDLAGDGTTTATVLAQAIIAPGLKSLAAGANPIDIKRGMDKAVETVVESIRKQSEQVGNNNEKIKQVATISANNDEAIGTLIAEAMAKVGNEGVITVEEAKGTETYVETVEGMQFDRGYLSPYFVTDTEKMETEMDNPYILIYDKKISTMKDLLPTLEKVAQAGRSLLIIAEDLEGEALTTLVVNKLRGTIKVAAVKAPGFGDRRKAMLEDIAILTGGAVISEETGRTLEDVDVTDLGTCANVTIDKDNTTIVNGAGKKDNIKARVGQIKSQIETTTSDYDREKLQERLAKLAGGVAVLYVGAPSEIEMKEKKDRVDDALHATRAAVEEGIVPGGGVAYIRALESLEKLKGDNEDQNVGIKIIGQAIQEPLRTIAQNCGVEGSVVVNKVMEGKKDFGYNAREDKYENLKKAGIIDPTKVTRVALENAASVASMLLTTECVVTDIPEENPAPAMPGGMGGGMPGMM; translated from the coding sequence ATGGCAAAAAGTATAACATTTAATACACAAGCTAGAAATGGCTTAAAAAGCGGTGTTGACCAATTGGCTAACGCTGTAAAAGTAACCTTAGGACCAAAAGGAAGAAACGTAGTAATAGACAAAAAATTTGGTTCGCCAGCTATAACTAAAGATGGTGTTTCTGTAGCTAAAGAAATAGAATTAGAAGACCCAATAGAAAATATGGGTGCTCAAATGGTAAAAGAAGTAGCCTCTAAAACTAATGATTTAGCAGGAGACGGAACTACCACAGCTACTGTTTTAGCTCAAGCAATTATTGCTCCGGGCTTAAAATCATTGGCGGCAGGTGCTAATCCTATTGATATAAAAAGAGGTATGGATAAAGCTGTAGAAACAGTAGTAGAAAGCATTAGAAAACAAAGCGAGCAAGTAGGAAACAACAACGAAAAGATTAAGCAAGTTGCTACAATTTCTGCTAATAATGACGAAGCTATTGGTACATTAATAGCAGAAGCCATGGCTAAAGTGGGCAATGAAGGCGTTATAACCGTAGAAGAAGCTAAAGGAACGGAAACTTACGTAGAAACTGTAGAAGGTATGCAGTTTGATAGAGGTTATTTATCTCCATATTTTGTTACAGATACTGAAAAAATGGAAACAGAAATGGATAACCCTTACATCTTAATTTACGATAAGAAAATATCCACAATGAAAGATTTATTGCCTACACTTGAAAAAGTGGCTCAGGCAGGTCGTTCGTTGTTAATTATAGCTGAAGATTTAGAAGGCGAAGCTTTAACTACTTTAGTAGTAAATAAATTGAGAGGAACTATAAAAGTGGCAGCAGTTAAAGCTCCGGGCTTTGGTGATAGAAGAAAAGCAATGTTAGAAGATATTGCAATATTAACAGGCGGTGCAGTTATTTCTGAAGAAACAGGAAGAACTTTAGAAGATGTAGATGTTACAGACCTTGGTACTTGTGCAAATGTAACAATAGATAAAGACAATACTACCATAGTTAACGGTGCCGGTAAAAAAGATAACATTAAAGCGAGAGTAGGACAAATAAAATCGCAAATAGAAACTACAACTTCTGATTACGATAGAGAAAAACTGCAAGAGCGTTTAGCTAAATTAGCTGGTGGGGTAGCTGTACTTTATGTAGGTGCACCTAGCGAAATAGAAATGAAAGAAAAGAAAGACAGAGTTGACGATGCATTGCACGCTACAAGAGCCGCTGTAGAAGAAGGAATAGTGCCTGGTGGAGGTGTAGCATACATTAGAGCCTTAGAAAGTTTAGAAAAACTAAAAGGAGATAATGAAGATCAAAATGTAGGAATAAAAATTATAGGTCAGGCTATTCAAGAGCCATTGCGTACTATAGCTCAAAACTGCGGTGTAGAAGGTAGCGTAGTGGTAAATAAAGTAATGGAAGGCAAAAAGGACTTTGGTTACAATGCTCGTGAAGATAAGTATGAAAACTTAAAAAAAGCAGGAATAATTGACCCTACAAAAGTAACCCGTGTAGCTTTAGAAAATGCAGCATCTGTGGCAAGTATGTTATTAACTACAGAGTGTGTAGTTACAGATATTCCTGAAGAAAATCCTGCTCCGGCTATGCCGGGTGGTATGGGTGGTGGTATGCCGGGCATGATGTAA
- a CDS encoding co-chaperone GroES: MSKLKIQPIAGTNNRVVVEPVAAEAKTASGIIIPDSAKEKPQKGKVVSVSEEDEKMMKPKVKTGDIVLYGKYSGTEISVEGKDYLIMRESDILAIV, encoded by the coding sequence ATGAGCAAACTAAAAATTCAACCTATAGCAGGTACTAACAATAGAGTAGTGGTAGAGCCTGTAGCCGCAGAGGCAAAAACAGCCAGCGGAATTATTATTCCGGATTCTGCAAAAGAAAAACCACAAAAAGGAAAAGTAGTTTCAGTAAGTGAAGAAGACGAAAAAATGATGAAACCAAAAGTTAAAACTGGCGATATAGTTTTATACGGAAAATATTCTGGTACTGAAATTTCTGTAGAAGGGAAAGATTATTTAATAATGAGAGAATCTGATATTTTAGCAATAGTATAA
- a CDS encoding DUF1761 domain-containing protein codes for MNFNFLAVFVAALIPMVFGFVWYHPKVLGTVWMKANNFKEDDLKGGNMAIIFGISFILSLLLAFYMNFITIHQTHIYSALMDMANVEAIENINTEVGADYANMMAKYGHNFRTFKHGALHGFLASIFFMLPILGTNALFERKGWKYIAVNAGYWTVCLMIMGGIVCAWV; via the coding sequence ATGAACTTCAATTTTTTAGCAGTATTCGTTGCCGCATTAATACCTATGGTATTCGGTTTTGTTTGGTATCATCCTAAAGTTTTGGGTACAGTATGGATGAAAGCCAATAATTTTAAAGAAGACGATTTAAAAGGAGGCAATATGGCTATCATCTTTGGCATTTCCTTTATTTTGAGCCTTTTATTAGCTTTTTACATGAATTTTATAACTATACATCAAACGCACATTTATTCAGCTTTAATGGATATGGCAAATGTAGAAGCTATAGAAAATATAAACACAGAAGTAGGAGCCGATTATGCTAATATGATGGCAAAATATGGACACAATTTCCGTACGTTTAAGCATGGAGCTTTGCATGGTTTTTTAGCCAGTATATTTTTTATGTTACCCATATTAGGTACAAATGCTTTATTTGAAAGAAAAGGCTGGAAATACATTGCTGTAAATGCCGGGTATTGGACAGTTTGCCTAATGATTATGGGCGGAATTGTTTGTGCGTGGGTTTAA
- the secG gene encoding preprotein translocase subunit SecG, whose amino-acid sequence MYIVLSIFILLLCVLLSMVILVQNPKGGGLTQSLGGVSNQVFGAKNSTGLVEKVTWYLAGAIVALCIVSVIFISGTTQIDETPATNAEKIIESGEMPTNFNPNQGIETLPEGTEALPTE is encoded by the coding sequence ATGTATATTGTTTTATCAATCTTTATATTGCTTTTATGCGTTTTATTAAGCATGGTTATTTTAGTGCAAAATCCAAAGGGTGGAGGCTTAACACAATCTTTAGGTGGAGTAAGCAACCAAGTTTTTGGTGCTAAAAACTCTACAGGTTTAGTAGAAAAAGTTACTTGGTACTTAGCAGGAGCTATTGTAGCACTTTGCATAGTTTCTGTAATATTTATTAGTGGAACTACTCAAATAGACGAAACACCGGCTACAAATGCAGAAAAAATTATTGAAAGTGGAGAAATGCCTACAAACTTTAATCCTAACCAAGGCATAGAAACCTTGCCGGAAGGGACTGAAGCACTTCCTACAGAATAG
- a CDS encoding LptE family protein: protein MRILVAISFIVVTLSACKVYSFTGASINPNIRTISVQYISDKSGNSPATASDIFTNTLKEKMLNATSLSFVNNGGDVEFDGFISSYNYSIQAPTGTLTSDLRRITMQVSITYINNVEEESGFETQTFSRFADYPVDEDLSSVEENIIREISEQLADDIFNKAFVNW from the coding sequence ATGAGAATATTAGTAGCAATTAGTTTTATAGTGGTAACACTTTCTGCATGCAAAGTATATAGTTTTACGGGAGCAAGTATTAATCCTAATATAAGAACCATATCTGTACAATATATAAGCGATAAAAGTGGAAACAGCCCGGCAACAGCAAGTGATATTTTCACAAACACTTTAAAAGAAAAAATGCTGAATGCTACCAGTTTAAGTTTTGTAAACAATGGTGGCGATGTTGAATTTGACGGATTTATTTCATCTTACAATTATTCTATTCAAGCACCTACGGGCACTCTAACTTCCGATTTGCGTAGAATAACAATGCAGGTTTCTATTACCTACATTAACAATGTAGAAGAAGAAAGTGGTTTTGAAACGCAAACTTTCAGCCGTTTTGCCGATTATCCCGTAGATGAAGATTTATCTTCTGTAGAAGAAAACATCATTAGAGAAATAAGTGAACAACTGGCAGACGATATTTTTAATAAAGCTTTTGTAAATTGGTAG
- a CDS encoding sigma-54-dependent Fis family transcriptional regulator, translating into MSIQSIKQRFGIVGNSPALNYAISIAERVAPTNLSVLIAGESGTGKEVFSQIIHQLSSRKHNKFIAVNCGAIPEGTIDSELFGHEKGAFTGANDKRKGYFETVDGGTIFLDEIGEMPVDTQARLLRVLETGEFIKVGSSKEQKTDVRVVAATNKNLLNDIKKGKFREDLYYRLCTVQIETPPLRDRGNDIELLFRKFSSDFAEKNRMENIRLSEDAKQLLLQYNWPGNVRQLKNIAEQATILSDNKEINAETLSRFIPDMHHRNLPQLYDDSSTSISEREILYKVMFDLKKDMNDLKQFVLQMAKSNNFSTDDLKDIGIETNHQINELSGTPQKYHFQEPNNTPNKQAVVINSKDDFLESEEIEESLSLADMEKTMIVKSLEKYNGKRKDAAEELGISERTLYRKIKEYRIDL; encoded by the coding sequence ATGTCAATACAAAGCATAAAACAACGATTTGGAATAGTAGGAAACTCGCCTGCACTAAACTATGCCATAAGCATAGCAGAGCGAGTAGCTCCTACAAATTTATCGGTATTAATAGCAGGAGAAAGTGGAACAGGAAAAGAAGTTTTTTCTCAAATAATACACCAGCTAAGTAGCCGAAAACACAATAAATTTATAGCCGTAAACTGCGGTGCTATACCTGAAGGCACTATAGATTCTGAACTTTTTGGACACGAAAAAGGAGCTTTTACAGGAGCTAATGACAAGCGTAAAGGTTATTTTGAAACCGTAGATGGCGGCACCATATTTTTAGATGAAATAGGCGAAATGCCCGTTGATACTCAAGCTCGTTTACTGAGAGTTTTAGAAACAGGAGAATTTATAAAAGTAGGTTCTTCTAAAGAGCAAAAAACAGACGTGAGAGTAGTAGCCGCCACTAATAAAAATCTACTCAACGATATTAAAAAAGGAAAATTTAGAGAAGATTTATATTACAGACTTTGTACCGTGCAAATAGAAACGCCACCGCTAAGAGATAGAGGCAATGATATAGAACTTTTGTTCAGAAAATTTTCGTCAGATTTTGCCGAAAAAAATAGAATGGAAAATATCAGACTTTCTGAAGATGCAAAGCAATTATTACTACAATACAACTGGCCGGGCAATGTTCGTCAGCTTAAAAATATAGCAGAACAAGCCACCATTTTAAGCGATAATAAAGAAATAAATGCCGAAACTCTTAGCCGTTTTATTCCGGATATGCACCACAGAAACCTGCCTCAGCTTTATGATGATAGCTCAACAAGCATAAGCGAAAGAGAAATTTTGTATAAAGTAATGTTTGACTTAAAAAAAGACATGAACGATTTAAAGCAATTTGTATTGCAAATGGCAAAATCAAACAATTTTTCTACAGATGATTTAAAAGATATAGGAATAGAAACCAATCATCAAATAAATGAGTTATCGGGAACACCGCAGAAATATCATTTTCAAGAGCCTAATAATACACCAAATAAACAAGCCGTTGTTATTAATAGTAAAGATGATTTTTTAGAAAGTGAAGAAATAGAAGAGAGCCTTTCTTTAGCCGATATGGAAAAGACAATGATAGTAAAATCATTAGAAAAATATAATGGAAAAAGAAAAGATGCGGCTGAAGAATTAGGAATTTCTGAAAGAACATTGTACAGAAAAATTAAAGAATATAGAATTGATTTATGA
- a CDS encoding DUF3696 domain-containing protein: protein MIIRGLSLKNFKCFEQVDVDFGKITLLLGANSSGKSSLLNAILVAFQSNAFPLEFNYNDKYVDLGDFKEIVYNHDENKLVEISLNIREFKDDRALRKLVFKDNFVKEASTNLYNIDLNKNKIITLNKEYKKIYSDIFARPFESDIKNKDFDNVDELFYLENILWKAYTNKFNFISSYRLFPERTYYQKNQRTVEIQKFGENYLEQIRNWKLNKYDKFRELVAVLRDLNLLHNLKLNEIQGGRYELRVKPKRGNSYSALSDVGFGISQFLPIVVADLQLGEKSTLAVSQPEIHLHPNIQANFSDYMVKNVLESNKNYIIETHSEHILNRLRLNIVEGKINTEDVKVYYFENDGSKSNITEIKLTKNGRIENAPKDFFNTYMMDVMNIAAKAME from the coding sequence ATGATAATTAGAGGATTAAGTTTAAAGAATTTCAAATGCTTTGAGCAGGTTGATGTTGATTTTGGTAAAATCACTTTGCTATTAGGAGCAAATAGTAGTGGTAAAAGTTCACTGCTGAATGCTATTTTGGTTGCGTTTCAATCAAATGCATTTCCATTGGAGTTTAACTATAATGACAAATATGTTGACTTGGGAGATTTTAAAGAAATTGTATATAATCATGATGAAAATAAATTGGTAGAAATAAGTCTAAATATAAGAGAATTTAAAGATGATAGAGCTCTTAGAAAACTTGTTTTTAAAGATAATTTCGTTAAAGAGGCATCAACAAATCTTTATAATATAGATTTAAATAAAAATAAAATTATAACATTAAATAAGGAATATAAAAAAATATATTCAGATATTTTTGCAAGACCTTTTGAATCAGATATTAAAAATAAAGATTTTGACAATGTTGACGAACTTTTTTATCTTGAAAATATATTATGGAAAGCTTATACTAATAAATTTAATTTTATATCTTCATATAGGTTATTTCCTGAAAGAACTTACTATCAAAAAAATCAACGTACGGTTGAGATTCAAAAATTTGGTGAAAATTATTTGGAACAAATAAGAAATTGGAAGTTGAATAAATATGATAAATTTAGAGAATTAGTTGCTGTTTTACGCGATTTAAACTTATTACATAATTTAAAGTTGAACGAAATTCAAGGTGGTAGATATGAACTTAGAGTAAAACCAAAAAGAGGGAATTCTTATTCAGCATTGAGTGATGTAGGTTTTGGGATTAGCCAGTTTTTACCAATTGTAGTGGCAGATTTGCAGTTAGGCGAAAAATCTACTTTAGCCGTTTCTCAACCTGAAATTCACTTACATCCTAATATTCAAGCTAATTTTAGTGATTATATGGTAAAAAACGTTTTAGAATCCAATAAAAATTATATTATAGAAACTCATAGTGAACATATTTTAAATAGGCTTCGCTTAAATATTGTAGAAGGTAAAATAAATACTGAAGATGTAAAAGTATATTATTTTGAAAATGACGGTAGTAAATCTAATATTACTGAAATAAAATTAACAAAAAACGGTAGAATTGAAAATGCTCCTAAAGACTTTTTCAATACCTATATGATGGATGTAATGAATATAGCGGCTAAAGCCATGGAATAG
- the miaB gene encoding tRNA (N6-isopentenyl adenosine(37)-C2)-methylthiotransferase MiaB: protein MDESKQGNATQMQRPENVKSNGKKYYIESYGCAMNFADSEVVASILAGEGYDATKDFNEADVVFVNTCSVREKAEQTVRNRLNHFKVIKKRNKGAVIGVLGCMAERLKDQFLEEEKLVDIVVGPDAYRSLPGLINEAETGQKGVNVLLSRDETYADITPVRLASNGVNAFVSITRGCDNMCSFCVVPHTRGRERSRNPESILAEIRDLYSKGYKEVTLLGQNVDSYRWSDDEKIRGKKLIELKYSDEVFNFANLLEAVAQVAPDLRVRFSTSHPKDMTDDVLHTMAKYENICNYVHLPVQSGNSDVLERMNRTYDREWYMNRIDAIKKIVPDCGISSDIIAGFCGETEEQHQDTLSLMEEVKYDMSYMFFYSERPGTLAAKRYEDDIPLEVKKRRLAEIIELQNKHSLISNQKDLGKVFKVLVEKPSKKSDEDLCGRNDHNKMVIFPKGNLKPGDYVDVKITDCTTAVLIGEVVG from the coding sequence ATGGACGAGAGTAAGCAAGGAAATGCTACTCAAATGCAGCGTCCTGAAAATGTAAAAAGTAATGGCAAAAAATATTATATAGAAAGCTATGGCTGTGCTATGAATTTTGCAGATAGCGAAGTAGTTGCCTCCATTTTAGCAGGAGAAGGCTATGACGCTACCAAAGATTTTAATGAAGCAGATGTAGTGTTTGTAAATACTTGTTCTGTTAGAGAAAAAGCGGAGCAAACTGTGCGTAATAGATTGAATCATTTTAAAGTAATAAAAAAACGCAACAAAGGTGCTGTTATAGGCGTGCTTGGGTGCATGGCAGAAAGGCTGAAAGACCAATTTTTAGAAGAAGAAAAATTAGTAGATATTGTCGTAGGCCCAGATGCATACAGAAGTTTGCCCGGTTTAATAAACGAAGCAGAAACAGGACAGAAAGGTGTAAATGTACTTTTATCAAGAGATGAAACGTATGCAGATATTACTCCTGTGCGTTTAGCATCTAATGGTGTAAATGCTTTTGTTTCTATAACAAGAGGTTGCGATAATATGTGTTCATTTTGCGTAGTGCCACACACCAGAGGGCGAGAGAGAAGCCGAAATCCGGAAAGTATTTTAGCCGAAATTAGAGATTTATATAGTAAAGGCTATAAAGAAGTTACTTTATTAGGGCAAAACGTTGATTCTTATAGATGGAGTGATGACGAAAAAATTAGAGGTAAAAAACTTATTGAGCTAAAGTACTCTGATGAAGTATTTAATTTTGCTAATTTGTTAGAAGCTGTTGCACAAGTTGCACCTGATTTACGTGTTCGTTTTTCAACATCGCACCCAAAAGATATGACAGATGATGTGCTACACACTATGGCAAAATATGAAAATATATGCAATTATGTACACCTACCTGTACAAAGTGGCAATAGCGATGTGCTGGAACGGATGAATAGAACTTATGACCGTGAATGGTATATGAACAGAATAGACGCTATTAAAAAGATAGTACCGGATTGTGGCATTTCGTCCGATATAATAGCGGGGTTTTGTGGAGAAACAGAAGAGCAACATCAAGATACTTTAAGCTTAATGGAAGAAGTGAAATATGATATGTCGTATATGTTTTTCTATTCGGAAAGACCGGGAACATTAGCGGCTAAACGCTATGAAGATGATATACCTTTAGAAGTAAAGAAAAGAAGATTGGCAGAAATAATAGAACTACAAAACAAACATTCATTAATTAGTAATCAAAAAGATTTAGGTAAAGTTTTTAAAGTTTTAGTAGAAAAACCATCTAAAAAAAGTGATGAAGATTTATGTGGAAGAAACGACCATAATAAAATGGTTATTTTCCCTAAAGGAAATTTAAAGCCTGGCGACTATGTAGATGTTAAAATTACAGATTGTACCACGGCTGTTTTGATAGGGGAGGTGGTAGGATAA
- the lepB gene encoding signal peptidase I, with protein sequence MIYIIVAILLLIGYLAGLYLWFEKAGVAGWKALVPYLRIKNWIELTDKPKWFIWGSFVPVLNLFIYTNLIGETSDTYRRHSFWEHSVAIVFGFFWLPYLGLNKDEKYYGPKGETDGYKKPKKSKVREWADAIIFAIFAAYFIRTFIFEIYAIPTSSMEGTLRVGDVLVVSKFHYGSRIPNTPIAFPLVHHSFPKILGGTKSYLEWIKLPYKRLPKIQNVKRNDMVVFNFPANDTTTKEYDSALPYYDLVRRAELEGAPNPREAVKEQYTVVYRPVDKRENYIKRCVGLPGDTLQIKGGTLFINGEKAYLPENAQFRYLVTTNGSPISNDEFYKVDITEFNPIQGINNAYEIYTSAGKAEKLKLYSQVNEVKPFFHNAESDYAYYEYTYYPYNKDFKWNVDNYGPIIIPKKGMTVELNKHNYLLYQRCIRVYENNTLEIKNGQAILNGSPVKEYTFKMDYYWMMGDNRHRSQDSRYWGFVPEDHIVGKAWFLVASYSKENSFLRLNRFFRGIHSNWAPKDKKFTE encoded by the coding sequence ATGATTTATATAATTGTAGCCATACTACTTTTAATTGGATATTTAGCCGGTTTATATTTGTGGTTTGAAAAAGCGGGAGTTGCCGGCTGGAAAGCTTTAGTGCCTTATTTAAGAATAAAAAACTGGATAGAATTGACCGACAAACCTAAATGGTTTATTTGGGGAAGTTTTGTACCTGTTTTAAATTTATTTATTTATACCAATTTAATAGGAGAAACCAGTGATACGTACCGCAGACATTCATTTTGGGAGCATAGTGTAGCTATAGTTTTTGGATTCTTCTGGTTGCCTTATTTGGGATTAAATAAAGATGAAAAATACTACGGACCTAAAGGCGAAACCGATGGTTATAAGAAACCAAAAAAATCTAAAGTAAGAGAATGGGCAGATGCTATTATATTTGCCATATTTGCTGCTTATTTTATCCGTACTTTTATTTTTGAAATATATGCCATACCTACATCCAGCATGGAAGGCACGCTACGTGTAGGCGATGTGCTGGTAGTTAGCAAATTTCATTATGGAAGCAGAATACCCAATACGCCTATAGCTTTTCCTTTGGTGCACCACAGTTTTCCTAAAATTTTAGGAGGCACAAAATCTTATTTAGAATGGATAAAACTGCCGTATAAAAGACTACCTAAAATACAGAATGTTAAAAGAAATGACATGGTGGTTTTTAACTTTCCGGCTAATGATACTACTACTAAAGAATACGACAGTGCCTTGCCTTACTACGATTTAGTACGTAGAGCAGAACTGGAAGGAGCACCCAACCCAAGGGAAGCTGTAAAAGAACAATATACAGTAGTATATAGACCTGTAGATAAAAGAGAAAACTACATAAAAAGATGTGTAGGTTTGCCGGGGGATACACTACAAATAAAAGGAGGAACATTATTTATAAATGGCGAAAAAGCTTATTTGCCTGAAAATGCACAGTTTAGATATTTAGTTACCACTAATGGCTCTCCTATTTCTAATGATGAATTTTATAAAGTAGATATAACAGAATTTAATCCCATACAAGGTATAAATAATGCTTATGAAATATATACTTCTGCCGGGAAAGCCGAAAAATTAAAACTTTATTCGCAGGTTAATGAGGTAAAACCATTTTTTCATAATGCAGAAAGTGATTATGCTTATTATGAATACACTTACTACCCTTACAATAAAGATTTTAAATGGAATGTAGATAATTATGGTCCTATTATAATACCTAAAAAAGGAATGACCGTAGAACTAAATAAACATAATTATTTACTTTACCAAAGATGTATAAGAGTGTATGAAAACAATACTTTAGAAATTAAAAACGGGCAAGCTATTTTAAATGGCAGTCCTGTAAAAGAATATACTTTTAAAATGGACTACTATTGGATGATGGGAGATAACCGCCACCGTTCGCAAGACTCAAGATATTGGGGTTTTGTGCCGGAAGACCATATTGTAGGCAAAGCATGGTTTTTAGTAGCTTCTTACAGTAAAGAAAATAGTTTCTTACGTTTAAATAGATTTTTTAGAGGCATACATAGTAACTGGGCTCCAAAAGATAAAAAGTTTACGGAGTAG
- a CDS encoding nucleotidyltransferase domain-containing protein — MNKLIYSKIDKLKELCKKYDVQTMYIFGSACTQSFNDESDIDILISFKKNISIERYTDNYFNLHYKLEELFNRKIDLITENSLSNPYLIESIEENKQLLYAA, encoded by the coding sequence ATGAATAAGTTAATTTATAGCAAGATAGATAAGCTTAAAGAACTTTGTAAAAAATATGACGTACAGACTATGTATATTTTTGGTTCAGCTTGTACTCAAAGTTTTAATGATGAAAGTGATATTGATATTTTAATTTCTTTTAAGAAGAATATTTCAATTGAAAGATACACTGACAATTACTTTAATTTACATTACAAATTAGAAGAATTGTTTAATAGAAAAATAGATTTAATAACAGAAAACTCACTTTCAAATCCTTATCTAATTGAGAGTATTGAAGAAAATAAACAATTGCTATATGCAGCGTAA
- a CDS encoding DUF86 domain-containing protein, which yields MQRKILKYLYDIQESIGSIYDYLDNRMDFNDYESNKLLRRAVERELEIIGEATNRILKINAEINISNSKRIVSLRNWVIHGYDKVDDVIIWGILSKDLPLLKNQINDLISKMK from the coding sequence ATGCAGCGTAAAATTCTCAAATACTTATATGATATACAAGAGTCTATAGGTTCTATTTACGATTATCTTGATAATAGAATGGATTTTAATGATTATGAATCAAATAAGTTATTGAGGAGAGCTGTTGAAAGAGAATTAGAAATTATAGGAGAAGCAACAAATAGAATATTAAAAATTAACGCAGAAATTAATATTTCTAATTCAAAAAGAATAGTAAGTCTAAGAAATTGGGTAATACATGGCTACGATAAGGTTGATGATGTCATTATTTGGGGGATTCTTTCTAAAGATTTGCCTTTGTTAAAAAATCAAATTAATGACCTAATCTCAAAAATGAAATAA
- a CDS encoding Txe/YoeB family addiction module toxin, which yields MAKYQVKVSESAYKELLQHKKAGNKSDLRKIASIFKELELHPYEGIGKPELLKYSLKGFWSRRINKKDRIIYKIEDEKVLVYVVSAKGHYFDK from the coding sequence ATGGCAAAGTATCAAGTAAAAGTTTCTGAAAGTGCTTATAAGGAATTGCTTCAGCATAAAAAAGCTGGAAATAAATCTGATTTAAGAAAAATAGCTTCTATTTTTAAAGAATTGGAATTACATCCGTATGAAGGTATTGGAAAACCTGAACTTTTAAAGTATAGTTTAAAAGGTTTTTGGAGTAGAAGAATCAATAAAAAAGATAGAATTATTTATAAAATTGAAGATGAAAAAGTTTTGGTTTATGTAGTTTCTGCAAAAGGGCATTATTTTGACAAATAA
- a CDS encoding fused MFS/spermidine synthase, translating to MFFKKLISYFYPIIIQKYSSKYNGVLELSLQNGQLVVDAKNANYSYGSLHKLFRKVIDEFTFEEGKKEVLILGFGAGSIATILCKEQKIDCRIDGVEIDNVMLQIYNEHFKMEGVELQVFTQDAILYLTNCQKKYDYIFIDLFTDLKVPDKFIQQNFLNLVKKVSKPSTQIAMNTINNSQFEQIWVETFGNKAYSRFYYGLNTILYKI from the coding sequence ATGTTTTTCAAGAAGCTAATCAGTTATTTTTATCCTATTATTATTCAAAAATATAGCTCAAAATACAATGGTGTTTTAGAGTTGAGTTTGCAAAATGGACAACTGGTTGTAGATGCTAAAAATGCTAATTATTCTTACGGGAGTTTACATAAATTATTTAGAAAAGTAATTGATGAGTTTACATTTGAGGAAGGCAAAAAAGAGGTGCTGATTTTAGGCTTTGGAGCAGGAAGTATAGCCACTATTTTATGCAAAGAACAAAAAATAGACTGCCGTATAGATGGCGTAGAGATAGATAATGTTATGCTTCAAATTTATAATGAGCATTTTAAAATGGAAGGAGTAGAATTGCAAGTTTTTACACAAGATGCTATTTTGTATTTAACTAATTGCCAAAAAAAATACGACTACATTTTTATAGATTTATTTACCGATTTAAAAGTTCCCGATAAATTTATCCAGCAGAATTTCCTTAATTTAGTAAAAAAAGTGAGCAAGCCTTCAACTCAAATAGCTATGAATACTATTAATAATTCTCAGTTTGAACAAATATGGGTAGAAACTTTTGGTAATAAAGCTTATTCTCGTTTTTATTATGGGTTGAATACCATTTTGTATAAAATTTAA